A genome region from Cervus canadensis isolate Bull #8, Minnesota chromosome 10, ASM1932006v1, whole genome shotgun sequence includes the following:
- the KCNG1 gene encoding potassium voltage-gated channel subfamily G member 1: protein MTLLPGDNSDYDYSALSCTSEASFHPAFFPQSQSLKGVFYRRAQRLRPQDEPRQGGQPEDRRRRIIINVGGIKYSLPWTTLEEFPLTRLGQLKACTNFDDILNVCDDYDVSCNEFFFDRNPGAFGTILTFLRAGKLRLLREMCALSFQEELLYWGIAEDHLDGCCKRRYLQKIQEFAETVEREDEDDALDSEDPGSEGPAEEEGRLGRCMRRLRDMVERPHSGLPGKVFACLSVLFVTVTAVNLSISTLPSLREEEEQGRCSQMCRNIFIVESVCVGWFSLEFLLRLIQAPSKFAFLRSPLTLIDMVAILPYYVTLLVDGASAGRRKPGAGNSYLDKVGLALRVLRALRILYVMRLARHSLGLQTLGLTARRCTREFGLLLLFLCVAIALFAPLLYVIENEMADSPEFTSIPACYWWAVITMTTVGYGDMVPRSTPGQVVALSSILSGILLMAFPVTSIFHTFSRSYLELKQEQERVMFRRTQFLIKTKSQLSSMSHDSDILFGSASSDTRDNN, encoded by the exons ATGACCCTCCTACCGGGAGACAATTCTGATTACGACTATAGCGCCCTGAGCTGCACGTCGGAAGCGTCCTTCCATCCGGCCTTCTTTCCCCAAAGCCAGTCCCTCAAGGGTGTCTTCTACCGCCGGGCCCAGCGGCTGCGGCCGCAGGACGAGCCCCGGCAGGGCGGCCAGCCCGAGGACCGCAGGCGGCGGATCATCATCAACGTGGGTGGCATCAAGTACTCGCTGCCCTGGACCACGCTGGAGGAGTTCCCGCTGACGCGGCTGGGCCAGCTCAAGGCCTGCACCAACTTCGACGACATCCTCAACGTGTGCGATGACTACGACGTCAGCTGCAACGAGTTCTTCTTCGACCGCAACCCGGGCGCCTTCGGCACCATCCTGACCTTCCTACGCGCGGGCAAGCTGCGGCTGCTGCGGGAGATGTGCGCCCTGTCCTTCCAGGAGGAGCTGCTCTACTGGGGCATCGCCGAGGACCACCTGGACGGCTGCTGCAAGCGCCGCTACCTGCAGAAGATCCAGGAGTTCGCCGAGACGGTGGAGCGGGAGGACGAGGACGACGCGCTGGACAGTGAGGACCCCGGCAGCGAGGGCCCGGCTGAGGAAGAGGGCCGCCTGGGCCGCTGCATGCGGCGGCTGCGTGATATGGTGGAGAGGCCGCACTCGGGGCTGCCCGGCAAGGTGTTCGCCTGCCTGTCGGTGCTGTTTGTCACGGTCACCGCTGTCAACCTCTCCATCAGCACCCTGCCCAgcctgagggaggaggaggagcag GGCCGGTGCTCCCAGATGTGCCGCAACATCTTCATCGTGGAGTCGGTGTGCGTGGGCTGGTTCTCCCTCGAGTTCCTCCTGCGGCTCATCCAGGCGCCCAGCAAGTTCGCCTTCCTGCGGAGCCCGCTGACGCTGATCGACATGGTGGCCATCCTGCCCTACTACGTCACCCTGCTGGTGGACGGCGCCTCCGCGGGCCGCCGCAAGCCCGGCGCGGGCAACAGCTACCTGGACAAGgtggggctggcgctgcgggtcCTGCGGGCGCTGCGCATCCTCTACGTCATGCGCCTCGCGCGCCACTCGCTGGGGCTGCAGACGCTGGGGCTCACGGCCCGCCGCTGCACCCGCGAGTTCGGGCTCCTGCTGCTCTTCCTCTGCGTGGCCATCGCGCTCTTCGCCCCGCTCCTCTACGTCATCGAGAACGAGATGGCCGACAGCCCCGAGTTCACCAGCATCCCTGCCTGCTACTGGTGGGCCGTCATCACCATGACGACCGTGGGCTATGGCGACATGGTACCCAGGAGCACGCCCGGCCAGGTGGTGGCGCTCAGCAGCATCCTCAGCGGCATCCTCCTCATGGCCTTCCCCGTGACCTCCATCTTCCACACCTTCTCCCGCTCCTACCTGGAGCTCAAGCAGGAGCAGGAGAGGGTGATGTTCCGCAGGACCCAGTTTCTCATCAAGACCAAGTCGCAGCTGAGCAGCATGTCCCACGACAGTGACATCTTGTTTGGAAGTGCTTCCTCGGACACCAGAGACAATAACTGA